DNA from Apis cerana isolate GH-2021 linkage group LG13, AcerK_1.0, whole genome shotgun sequence:
GAACGTCGTAGAGCTGAAAAAGAACGTATATTACAAGAAGAAGATCCtgataaacaaagaaaatgggaagaaaaagaacaacgAAGACTCGCTAAAAAACGAGCACCCAGAATGAAACAACTTAAGGTTAAAGCATTATgaccaaataaaattaattatagagaatttgttgaaatttctGAAGAGCTATAAGTTGCTCAATTGAACTGCCTATTTAGTTTAACTCGTatagtgaaattatattatttcattcatcttTATACATGTTTgaactataaaattttcaataaatgatttttaattattataaaaattataggtaGATATTGCAtacttaaaattgataattacttatatatttttttgttcttaatttgtgatatgtaatgtaatatatatcttcattttgttttcataTTGAAAGTATATCATTActgttatgtatttattttgtcataattattgtaacttaaataagttataaacTCGACATAAAATCTTAGaaagatttcttttgatttgataaaaatagaacaatatattattaatatattaatttacaattttaatattatttattatataatttttttttaaattcatctttttatgtcatgattttttaactaaatatatatacaataacccataacatataaaacaattctgttatatatacattattttaattataaatcgtatatcaaaatatatataaataatcatatatttaaaatatatactttttattaattaagttttattattataatatgcagggcaatatatgtacaagatgaaattatatatttctttaaactatctttaaaactattagaaataaaaaaaaatcttattttaatcttctaataattttaaagatcttttaaattctaaatatatgaaatatgcaaaattaaaatcaaatggaACAAATGAGAATACAGGATATAAGTTaatagaacaaaaatattaagaatagaagaataaaataaattcatgtaaaatttatatttatttatatattgatttatatatcatatataatatcaattgaatgcaatatttaaataagttatatattaataattactatttaaataaattatgtgtttaatgaatatagaaaaatgtaaactcattttaaattttaaattaattttaaattgcttaaatatatagaaatattattttgaaaatattttttgaactaatttttttaataatatatttatacaattcaaaattaaaaaaaaataatgtacaacATTGCAgcaattcatattataagaaaaaatattgttattgaacttcaaaaattatagaaaaataaaaacaaaaaatttagatttttaaggaaataatgtgagcataaatttattataatatttattatatatacaaataaatatttctttaaagataaaataaatttctcattaaagatacataataataaaagatataatctttaaaataatttatcacaaCCAGTTtgcattgaaatttaaaattgtaaattttaaatatttatcttatatataagtattcaagtacaaaatatttcgcataaattattataagtcaaaaattttcttattactaTCAATAActgttttacaaaataaaaaattattatcagatATAAAATCAgctataatgatatttaaaccACCACGACCAGGTCGTTTGTGATTTATCCAAAGAAGAATTGCTTTTTGACATAATGGTACTAAATCTCTCTGTAACGTTCCGcataaatgtttcaatatatatgaaatatcagGAGTTAAAAGACATTGTGATATAAAACCGATTTCCAATGGTCGcgctttcaattttatatctaaaaaatttataagttcgTTAACACGAACAGTATTAGGCCATGGAGTGCGCCATAAACAACTTGGCcacaaatttgaataattttgtgcaaatacatttctataaataacgatgacttgatatttttctagatTAAGCCAATTTAGTGTTATATGATCAAACATAGAAGCTACGGGACACAATTTCGTCTGAAATATTCGGAAAATTGTTTCAACAAGATGAGAATGATCCATTTCTGAGAATGAATAGAAATGCTGAAAATCTAAGATTACAATTTCATTACTATGGAAAGATAGCCATTCTGCTATTTCTTGTAATGgttgatatattttcgatcCGTATAAACcatgaacaaaataaatatttgcatctGTTGGCTTGGTTGCAACACGTAAATCTAGATATCGTATTCCACCATTGAGTTGATccttaatattttcatgttgTGTAATAgaccaattaaaaataatgggtTTTGAGACAAATGAACAATAACGACCAAGAGCTCTGATATATTTTGGTTCATCAGGTCCTACATCATTATGTCGCTTTATAGTATAAGTCATCGTATTATGAGAGCCTATTAAGAATTATCAATTCATGTTAATATTGataactaaatttattaatttaaggtCAATTTAatcatacaatatataattttaaaatttattttattttaatttattaatatataatcaattttaattaattgttctgatttaataaaactaaaaaaatttttttaattcaaatgaataaagattttagtttaaaatataattttcataaaataaaaaaatattttgaaacttaCCGGGTATTGCCAAATGTATTATGGGAAGATTTTTCAAAGCTTCTGATAATTGAGTCATCCAATATTCTAgttctttgtttaaaataatattatttcgttttgaTCTATGTAAAACATTATCAGTGTCTTTCATTTCGTattccatattatttaatttttagtgttGGTTACgtagtgattttttttttaatgaatttatataatagaagatGTAGGTGTATATCACCTACAATCAAAT
Protein-coding regions in this window:
- the LOC108003981 gene encoding PI-PLC X domain-containing protein 3, coding for MEYEMKDTDNVLHRSKRNNIILNKELEYWMTQLSEALKNLPIIHLAIPGSHNTMTYTIKRHNDVGPDEPKYIRALGRYCSFVSKPIIFNWSITQHENIKDQLNGGIRYLDLRVATKPTDANIYFVHGLYGSKIYQPLQEIAEWLSFHSNEIVILDFQHFYSFSEMDHSHLVETIFRIFQTKLCPVASMFDHITLNWLNLEKYQVIVIYRNVFAQNYSNLWPSCLWRTPWPNTVRVNELINFLDIKLKARPLEIGFISQCLLTPDISYILKHLCGTLQRDLVPLCQKAILLWINHKRPGRGGLNIIIADFISDNNFLFCKTVIDSNKKIFDL